A stretch of DNA from Oryza brachyantha chromosome 4, ObraRS2, whole genome shotgun sequence:
GGGGAATCGAACCCCGTGCCTCTCGCATGCGAAGCGAGCGCTCTACCATATGAGCTACACCCCCGTTTTGTTAGATCTTTCAACCATGATTATTTTGGACATAATCCTTTGCGTTTATGCTGATATCTGTTGTCAGTCAGTATACCATTCATACCTTGATAATACAGATACCATTCATTCCATGATAATAAAGTGGAAAGTGCATTCACGGAGAGAGCAGCATGAGCTTACATATTCACATAAGACCCAACCTGCGACAAGGAAACTTCAGACCCTTATACAAACATTGTCAGTGTGTAAATAGCACCAGAATTTCATTACAATGGTTGCTGTGTGTTGttgtcaaacatgcattgttgcATTACAAGGAAACTTCCAATAAACCTTATACTATCAAAGCTTGCCTTGGTTTGCTTTCAACAATTATAGTTGGCTACAAATAAATGTCCCTAGGTTTATTGGAAGTCTTTTCATTCCAGCACACTCATCGATCATGCAACATCGATGATCAATCACCTATACAATTAAGTGCtgtatcaaaataattttgataaCTCGAATGGCCTACTTCTAGTGGTACAAGGAATACTCATCACTTAAGTACTTCTGGCATAGGACTACAAATACATAACGCACAGTTCTAAGCAAAATTATGCTGCTGCAGATCTTTCATTGCCAGAATCTTCTAAATTCAATGCCTGCAGTAACTTTGGCCATGATTCCGGTATTCCTCCTGGTAAATTGAACTCCAAGAGTTTCCCACGTGCCCTGTAGAATTTCTCCACTGGCTCACTCTGCAAAAAAGGCGGTTTAGAGAGGACAACATGATGCCAAAGAAaactaaatataaacatttactaGTAAACAACAAGTGGTACCCCAATGAGTAATTTCAGGGCGCTGGAACATACCAAATCATGGTAAACACGCATTCGCTCCTTTACCACCTCTTCAGTATCATCAGCTCTAGTAATCAACTTCGATTCACACTGAGGAGGAGGGAGTAGTGGAGGCATGTACATTCGAGGACCACCATTTTCACCCTCCATATCAATGGAAGCTACATTAAAATTTCCACCACATTGGCTGCACATCCTTCTACCAAGGCATTTTGCAAGCAGAGCCTCTTCTCGGAGTTTGAGGTTGATAACCAAATCAATCTCTGTGACTCCTTCAAGTATCTCCTATCAAAGCACAAAATAGTAACTGTGCATAAGACTAACAAGTGGTCCAGTTGGTATTGTTGGCCTTATGATATATAAGGACACAAGAGTAAGCTCTTATTATTGATCCGTTATGGTACACACAAGTAATCTTATGAATAACTACCAACTCATGCAAGGTTAGTAAGTTTGTTTGGCTAGTCATCATCATACACAAATTCTGCTAGTAACCAAATTAACACGATTAAGAAGGCAGTGCCTTGATGTTGAACTGCCAAAGATACCGCAACAATAAAATTTCACATTGTGTGTCTGAAATTGCATTTCAAATGCTACATCTTAAAATACGAGATTGCAATGAAACGAAAGTGCGAATGATAAATGTATGATGTGAAGATTGCAAGTATGTGTTTTGCATACTTACAGTCAGGTCAAATAACTAGCTCACCGCTTGTCTTATGGTTCTTGGAAAACCATCAAGTATGAAACCCAATTCACCCTTTTCTGCTCCCTCTTCCAGCCGCTTTGACAGAAGATTTATTATGATCTCATCCGACACAAGCTTTCCATTATTCACAATCTCCGCCAGCTGAAAACGGAGCACGCACAGAACAATGAAATAACATGACTATCCTTACATCAATCCGCCTCTTTAAGCATCAAAAGGATGAAGTCTATTTAGCCACCGAGAGgatcatcctttttttttttctgttcgtGGTGCTAATTAGGCACTTGATGCAGGGGCTCCATCAACAAAAACAAGCGCAATTGACCGCGAGAAATTGAAATAGACAAAAGGCATGATGATCTCCTCCATCCAGCACCCACTATCCATTGCGACACACGAGGGGAGAGAAAAGCGGAGGCCGGGGGTTTCACCTGCTTGGAGAAGGGGCCAGGGGAGGCGAGGGCGTCGCGGACGAGGTCGCCGGTGGCGATGTGGGGCACGCGGAGCATCTGCGAGAGGCGGCTGGCGTAGGTGCCCTTCCCCACCCCGGGGCAGCCGAGGAACACCCACTGCACGCGCCTCCCGTCCTCCGGGTCCCGCCCGcggcgcgccaccgccgccgccgccctcgccccagccgccgccacctccttcGCCGACGAGGCCATGCCCCGCCCGGaccaccccgccgcggcggcgcacgcccGGATCGCGCGCGAGATCGCCGCCATCACCACGCAGCCGCCTCGCCGACCTGGGAAGCGAACAGCGAGCGGACAGAGATATttccgattttttttctccttttgtttcttatttACGTATTTTTGACTTGCCGTTTGAGACTTCGGGACGGACGGGAAAGCGTTAGTGTATGACGTGTGGGTCCCACTTGTGGGACCGCCTGATTCAAGCGGTGCATTCACGTGCGtgggtagaaaaaaaaagtgtctCGTCTTCTTTTGGGAGGGGGGAGGTTCCACGTGGAATCTTTCCTGGAGTAGATTCTGCCACCGTTGCACACGTCAGCTCAACTAATCCCTCGTGATAATGAAGAGTCTTGATGACCTGTCAGCTTCggagccatgcatgcacagcGTCGACATGGCGTGGCGACCAACTGGTGTGATGCGTGCGTTTCCAACCGCTAAAaagatatcttttttttaaaaaaaaattatacagaGATGTTCTTTCTAACTTTAtacagttaattaattttattacttaTTATCCTTGAATGATATTAAAAGTTAATACTTTCAACGTCGACGTCGTGCGAAGCTGCCACCCACCGGCGGCCGCAACTACCaccgtccaccggcgacggtcaaagcaagcaagcaaggaTACATTGCATATTTCAACATGAGACAGCCGTGCACTTCTCCTCGATCGCAAGTCGCGATCACAGCGCGAGCAAGCAACTCGCATTCATTCAATCCAAGGTTGAATACTAGCATCAATTAATTCGGTGTCATAGTAGTACAAGATCTCGAGCATGATCTCGATTTATTCGATAATAAAATGAGGCTTAATGCCGTGATTAAACGATGTAATAATAATTTCGAATCAAGCAGTTAATCCACTGCGTGAAATCTCGAATCATGGTGGTTTCAGGGCATGGCAGAGTGAGCGGAGCTGATCAAGTCCTGCAAATCTGGAGCGGAGCGATGACTCCGGCCATCTCCTCGTAGGCCTTGACCTGGACGAGGTCAGGGATGCCCTTCTGCATCAGGATGCGCTTCCGGCAGtcatcggcggtggcgaggcccGACGAGTAGGCGCCGTG
This window harbors:
- the LOC102711252 gene encoding probable adenylate kinase 6, chloroplastic codes for the protein MAAISRAIRACAAAAGWSGRGMASSAKEVAAAGARAAAAVARRGRDPEDGRRVQWVFLGCPGVGKGTYASRLSQMLRVPHIATGDLVRDALASPGPFSKQLAEIVNNGKLVSDEIIINLLSKRLEEGAEKGELGFILDGFPRTIRQAEILEGVTEIDLVINLKLREEALLAKCLGRRMCSQCGGNFNVASIDMEGENGGPRMYMPPLLPPPQCESKLITRADDTEEVVKERMRVYHDLSEPVEKFYRARGKLLEFNLPGGIPESWPKLLQALNLEDSGNERSAAA